A window of Synechococcus sp. WH 8109 genomic DNA:
CCGGATTCTTGCGGTGGGCAAAGTGCGTCGTGGCTGGATTCAGGACGGCATTGACCTCTACCTCAAACGCCTGCCTGGGTTGACCATCAGCGAACTGCGCGACAGCACTCCAGACAAGGAAGCCGATGCCATCAGAGCGGCCCTGCGACCCGATGAAAACCTGATTGCGCTGATGGAACAGGGCGACACCTTGGCGTCGGTTCCTTTCGCGCGACGACTCGAGCAATTCGGCAACCAGCGGCTGGCCTTCGTTATCGGTGGCGC
This region includes:
- a CDS encoding 23S rRNA (pseudouridine(1915)-N(3))-methyltransferase RlmH yields the protein MNPARCRILAVGKVRRGWIQDGIDLYLKRLPGLTISELRDSTPDKEADAIRAALRPDENLIALMEQGDTLASVPFARRLEQFGNQRLAFVIGGADGLTAELKAQAKWRLSLSPMTFPHELARLMLVEQLFRAQAIVQGSPYHRA